One window from the genome of Choloepus didactylus isolate mChoDid1 chromosome 2, mChoDid1.pri, whole genome shotgun sequence encodes:
- the LOC119526889 gene encoding LOW QUALITY PROTEIN: protein lin-28 homolog B-like (The sequence of the model RefSeq protein was modified relative to this genomic sequence to represent the inferred CDS: deleted 1 base in 1 codon; substituted 1 base at 1 genomic stop codon), which translates to MAEGGASKDGGEEPGKRPEPAEEESQVLHGTGHCKWFNVRMGFGFLSMINREGSPLDIPVDVFVHQSKLFMEGFRSLKEGEPVEFTFKKSSKGLKSIRVTGPGGSPCLGSERRPKGKTLQKRKPKGNRCYNCGGLDHHAKECSLPPQPKKCHYCQSITHMVVNCPHKTIAQPPASSQGRQQAESRPCCTSTLPREVGGGHGSTSPPFSXEAQSEIAEQLGRSLQENSSTKSSAAPEEQSIKGPSVQKMKKT; encoded by the exons ATGGCCGAAGGCGGGGCGAGCAAAGATGGTGGTGAAGAGCCCGGGAAGCGGCCAGAGCCGGCAGAGGAGGAATCCCAGGTTTTGCATGGAACTGGCCACTGTAAGTGGTTCAACGTGCGAATGGGATTCGGATTCCTCTCCATGATAAACCGAGAGGGAAGTCCCTTGGATATTCCAGTCGATGTATTTGTACACCAAAGCAAATTGTTTATGGAAGGATTTAGAAGCCTAAAAGAAGGAGAACCAGTGGAATTCACGTTTAAGAAATCTTCCAAAGGCCTTAAATCAATACGGGTAACAGGACCCGGTGGGAGCCCCTGCTTAGGAAGCGAAAGAAGACCCAAAGGGAAGACactgcaaaaaagaaaaccaaagggaAATAGGTGCTATAACTGTGGTGGCCTTGATCATCATGCTAAAGAATGCAGTCTACCTCCTCAGCCAAAGAAGTGCCATTACTGTCAGAGCATCACGCACATGGTGGTGAACTGCCCGCATAAAACTATTGCACAGCCGCCCGCCAGCTCTCAGGGAAGACAGCAAGCAGAATCACGGCCATGT TGTACTTCAACTCTGCCTAGAGAAGTCGGGGGAGGCCATGGCTCTACATC accaCCATTTTCTTAGGAGGCACAGTCAGAGATAGCAGAACAGCTGGGCAGGTCACTTCAAGAAAATTCCTCCACGAAGTCATCTGCAGCACCAGAGGAACAAAGCATAAAGGGGCCTTCGGTTCAAAAAATGAAGAAGACTTAA
- the DENND2D gene encoding DENN domain-containing protein 2D isoform X1: MDGLGRRLRASLRLKPGRWDCPQENPGDPAKEPERAQEHPLPNFAGGQHFFEYLLVVSLKKKRSGDDYEPTITYQFPKRENLLRGQQEEEERLLSAIPLFCFPDGNEWAPLTEYPRETFSFVLTNVDGSRKIGYCRRLLPAGRGPRLPKVYCIISCIGCFGLFSKILDEVEKRHQISMAVIYPFMQGLREAAFPAPGKTVTLKSFIPDSGTEFISLTRPLDSHLEHVDFSSLLHCLSFEQILQIFASAVLERRIIFLAEGLSTLSQCIHAAAALLYPFSWAHTYIPVVPESLLATVCCPTPFMVGVQMRFRQEVMDSPMEEVLLVDLCERTFLMSVGDEKDILPPKLQDEILHSLGQGTNELKTSEQINEHVSGPFVQFFVKTVGHYASYIKREAIGQGHFQERSFCKALTSKANRRFVKKFVKTQLFSLFIQEAEKSKNPPAGYFQQKILEYEEQRKQKKSRDKTVK; this comes from the exons ATGGATGGGCTGGGTCGCCGCCTCCGAGCCAGCCTGAGACTGAAGCCCGGCCGCTGGG ACTGTCCCCAGGAAAATCCAGGGGACCCTGCGAAGGAACCTGAAAGAGCCCAGGAGCACCCCCTGCCCAACTTTGCTGGAGGACAGCACTTCTTTGAATACCTTCTCGTGGTTTCTCTCAAAAAAAAGCGTTCTGGGGATGATTATGAGCCCACGATCACCTACCAGTTTCCCAAG AGGGAGAACCTGCTTCGGGGCcaacaggaggaggaggagagactGCTCAGCGCCATCCCCTTATTCTGCTTCCCAGATGGGAATGAGTGGGCGCCACTCACTGAGTATCCCAG GGAAACATTCTCCTTCGTTCTGACCAATGTGGATGGGAGCAGGAAGATTGGATACTGCAGGCGCCTCTTG CCTGCTGGCCGTGGCCCTCGCCTTCCCAAAGTGTACTGCATCATCAGCTGCATCGGCTGCTTCGGCTTGTTCTCCAAG ATCCTGGATGAAGTGGAGAAGAGGCACCAGATCTCCATGGCTGTCATCTACCCGTTCATGCAGGGCCTCCGAGAGGCAGCCTTTCCTGCTCCTGGGAAGACTGTCACCCTTAAGAGCTTCATCCCTGACTCGGGCACTGAG TTCATCTCATTGACACGGCCCCTGGACTCCCACCTAGAACACGTGGATTTTAGTTCTCTGTTGCACTGTCTCAGTTTTGAGCAGATTCTGCAGATCTTTGCCTCAGCAGTGCTGGAGAGAAGAATCATCTTCCTGGCAGAAGGTCTCAG CACCCTGTCTCAGTGCATCCATGCTGCCGCTGCACTGCTCTACCCCTTCAGCTGGGCACACACCTACATTCCTGTTGTCCCTGAGAGCCTTCTGGCCACCGTTTGCTGCCCCACACCCTTCATGGTTGGAGTACAAATGCGGTTTCGGCAGGAGGTTATGGACAGCCCCATGGAAGAG GTCCTGCTGGTCGATCTTTGTGAAAGAACGTTCTTAATGTCA GTTGGTGATGAAAAAGACATTTTACCACCCAAGCTTCAAGATGAAATCTTACACTCTCTTGGTCAAGGGACCAATGAGTTAAAGA CTTCAGAACAAATCAACGAGCATGTGTCAGGCCCTTTTGTGCAGTTCTTTGTCAAGACTGTGGGCCACTATGCTTCCTATATCAAGCGGGAGGCAATCGGGCAAGGCCACTTCCAAGAACGGTCCTTCTGTAAGGCTCTGACCTCCAAGGCCAACCGTCGTTTTGTGAAGAAGTTTGTGAAGACACAGCTCTTCTCCCTTTTCATCCAGGAAGCTGAGAAGAGCAAGAACCCTCCTGCAG GCTATTTCCAACAGAAAATACTTGAATATGAGGAacagaggaaacagaagaaatcaagagacAAAACTGTGAAGTAA
- the DENND2D gene encoding DENN domain-containing protein 2D isoform X2, with translation MPHRHEKMEGLVVGRALRLFRHRLPRLRADCPQENPGDPAKEPERAQEHPLPNFAGGQHFFEYLLVVSLKKKRSGDDYEPTITYQFPKRENLLRGQQEEEERLLSAIPLFCFPDGNEWAPLTEYPRETFSFVLTNVDGSRKIGYCRRLLPAGRGPRLPKVYCIISCIGCFGLFSKILDEVEKRHQISMAVIYPFMQGLREAAFPAPGKTVTLKSFIPDSGTEFISLTRPLDSHLEHVDFSSLLHCLSFEQILQIFASAVLERRIIFLAEGLSTLSQCIHAAAALLYPFSWAHTYIPVVPESLLATVCCPTPFMVGVQMRFRQEVMDSPMEEVLLVDLCERTFLMSVGDEKDILPPKLQDEILHSLGQGTNELKTSEQINEHVSGPFVQFFVKTVGHYASYIKREAIGQGHFQERSFCKALTSKANRRFVKKFVKTQLFSLFIQEAEKSKNPPAGYFQQKILEYEEQRKQKKSRDKTVK, from the exons ATGCCCCACAGGCACGAGAAGATGGAAGGACTAGTGGTAGGCCGGGCTCTCAGGCTCTTCCGCCACCGGCTGCCCCGGCTCCGAGCAG ACTGTCCCCAGGAAAATCCAGGGGACCCTGCGAAGGAACCTGAAAGAGCCCAGGAGCACCCCCTGCCCAACTTTGCTGGAGGACAGCACTTCTTTGAATACCTTCTCGTGGTTTCTCTCAAAAAAAAGCGTTCTGGGGATGATTATGAGCCCACGATCACCTACCAGTTTCCCAAG AGGGAGAACCTGCTTCGGGGCcaacaggaggaggaggagagactGCTCAGCGCCATCCCCTTATTCTGCTTCCCAGATGGGAATGAGTGGGCGCCACTCACTGAGTATCCCAG GGAAACATTCTCCTTCGTTCTGACCAATGTGGATGGGAGCAGGAAGATTGGATACTGCAGGCGCCTCTTG CCTGCTGGCCGTGGCCCTCGCCTTCCCAAAGTGTACTGCATCATCAGCTGCATCGGCTGCTTCGGCTTGTTCTCCAAG ATCCTGGATGAAGTGGAGAAGAGGCACCAGATCTCCATGGCTGTCATCTACCCGTTCATGCAGGGCCTCCGAGAGGCAGCCTTTCCTGCTCCTGGGAAGACTGTCACCCTTAAGAGCTTCATCCCTGACTCGGGCACTGAG TTCATCTCATTGACACGGCCCCTGGACTCCCACCTAGAACACGTGGATTTTAGTTCTCTGTTGCACTGTCTCAGTTTTGAGCAGATTCTGCAGATCTTTGCCTCAGCAGTGCTGGAGAGAAGAATCATCTTCCTGGCAGAAGGTCTCAG CACCCTGTCTCAGTGCATCCATGCTGCCGCTGCACTGCTCTACCCCTTCAGCTGGGCACACACCTACATTCCTGTTGTCCCTGAGAGCCTTCTGGCCACCGTTTGCTGCCCCACACCCTTCATGGTTGGAGTACAAATGCGGTTTCGGCAGGAGGTTATGGACAGCCCCATGGAAGAG GTCCTGCTGGTCGATCTTTGTGAAAGAACGTTCTTAATGTCA GTTGGTGATGAAAAAGACATTTTACCACCCAAGCTTCAAGATGAAATCTTACACTCTCTTGGTCAAGGGACCAATGAGTTAAAGA CTTCAGAACAAATCAACGAGCATGTGTCAGGCCCTTTTGTGCAGTTCTTTGTCAAGACTGTGGGCCACTATGCTTCCTATATCAAGCGGGAGGCAATCGGGCAAGGCCACTTCCAAGAACGGTCCTTCTGTAAGGCTCTGACCTCCAAGGCCAACCGTCGTTTTGTGAAGAAGTTTGTGAAGACACAGCTCTTCTCCCTTTTCATCCAGGAAGCTGAGAAGAGCAAGAACCCTCCTGCAG GCTATTTCCAACAGAAAATACTTGAATATGAGGAacagaggaaacagaagaaatcaagagacAAAACTGTGAAGTAA